One genomic segment of Desulfomicrobium sp. ZS1 includes these proteins:
- a CDS encoding rhodanese-like domain-containing protein, with the protein MMTRQVIDIFPDELEEFKNKTRERDYLLIDVRQPSEFAEVHIPGAQLIPLPEIENRIAELDGEKNLILYCRTGGRSSVAAALIKDTGSRQGPIYNLVGGIAGWEGKGLKDIPHLELFPRDMALNQTLYRAMNMEKGAWLFYNDLAQEYKGTELGDMIDDIGDMEEVHARSIFTYWKKNNPASITDSFDETFERLDGRIMEGGKPISAWMARLGKDPKDRMLRLLELACEIEYYAYDLYRGLAKRDRDTEAVQTYLLLAEQEKAHIRVITKALDRFFGD; encoded by the coding sequence ATGATGACCAGACAAGTGATCGATATCTTTCCTGATGAACTGGAAGAATTCAAAAACAAGACCAGAGAGCGCGACTACCTTCTGATTGACGTCCGCCAGCCTTCAGAATTCGCGGAGGTCCATATTCCCGGCGCCCAGCTCATCCCGCTGCCGGAAATCGAAAACCGCATTGCGGAGCTGGACGGGGAAAAAAATCTGATCCTGTATTGCCGCACCGGCGGCAGGTCGTCCGTCGCCGCCGCCCTGATCAAGGATACAGGGTCCCGGCAGGGCCCAATCTACAATCTGGTCGGCGGCATCGCCGGCTGGGAAGGCAAAGGCCTCAAAGACATCCCGCATCTGGAGCTCTTTCCCCGGGACATGGCCCTGAACCAGACGCTCTACAGGGCCATGAACATGGAAAAAGGGGCCTGGCTTTTCTACAACGATCTTGCTCAAGAGTACAAGGGCACGGAACTTGGCGACATGATCGACGATATTGGCGACATGGAAGAGGTTCATGCCCGCAGCATTTTCACATACTGGAAGAAGAACAACCCGGCATCCATCACCGACAGCTTCGATGAAACATTCGAGCGCCTGGACGGCCGGATCATGGAAGGCGGCAAGCCCATTTCCGCCTGGATGGCCCGTCTGGGCAAAGACCCCAAGGACCGCATGCTGCGGCTCCTGGAGTTGGCCTGCGAAATCGAGTACTATGCCTACGATCTGTACCGGGGCCTGGCCAAACGTGACCGCGACACCGAAGCGGTCCAGACCTACCTGCTGCTGGCCGAGCAGGAAAAAGCCCACATCCGCGTCATTACCAAGGCTCTGGACCGGTTTTTTGGTGATTAA
- a CDS encoding mannose-1-phosphate guanylyltransferase/mannose-6-phosphate isomerase, whose product MIIPVILAGGAGTRLWPLSRKLYPKQLLPLIDDRTLVQNTLLRLQGLDEVADPIIICNEEHRFIIAEQMRAMGVSPAAIILEPVGRNTAPAVAIAALQALVTDPEAVLLVLPADHLIGDPAQFHEAVRQAVAHAAADHLVTFGIVPSAPETGYGYILQGPALPDSTARTIERFVEKPDLATAEGYVASGQYFWNSGMFVFRAKAVLSELERFAPAIVESCRKALALAGQDLDFLRLDREAFAACPEDSVDYAVMEQTERGVMVPLSCGWNDLGSWDALWQAGGKDESGNVTRGDVVLCDVHDSYLHAETRLLAAVGLENHIVVETSDAVLISPRDRVQEVKKIVDKLKAENRIEAVSHKKVFRPWGHYESIGDGARYQVKRIVVTSGQVLSLQKHFHRAEHWVVVQGTAVVTRDSEEILLRENESVYLPLGAVHRLANPGKIPLELIEVQVGSYLGEDDIVRFEDLYGR is encoded by the coding sequence ATGATCATTCCAGTCATCCTTGCCGGGGGGGCCGGCACCAGGTTGTGGCCTCTTTCGCGAAAACTGTACCCCAAGCAGCTGCTGCCGCTCATCGACGACCGGACCTTGGTCCAGAACACGCTTTTGCGCTTGCAAGGCCTGGACGAGGTTGCGGACCCGATCATCATCTGCAACGAAGAGCACCGTTTCATCATCGCCGAGCAGATGCGGGCCATGGGCGTGTCCCCGGCCGCGATCATTCTTGAGCCCGTCGGCAGGAACACCGCCCCGGCCGTGGCTATCGCCGCCCTGCAGGCCCTGGTGACCGACCCCGAGGCCGTGCTCCTCGTGCTGCCTGCGGACCATCTCATCGGCGACCCGGCGCAGTTTCACGAGGCCGTGCGTCAGGCCGTCGCGCATGCCGCCGCGGATCACCTGGTCACCTTCGGCATCGTTCCTTCGGCTCCCGAGACTGGCTACGGCTATATCCTGCAAGGACCGGCGCTTCCGGACTCGACGGCCCGCACCATTGAGCGTTTCGTGGAAAAGCCGGACCTGGCGACGGCCGAGGGCTATGTCGCCTCGGGGCAATATTTCTGGAACTCGGGCATGTTCGTGTTCAGGGCAAAGGCCGTACTGTCCGAACTGGAACGATTCGCGCCGGCTATCGTGGAGTCCTGTCGCAAGGCCCTGGCCCTGGCCGGACAAGACCTCGATTTTCTGCGGCTGGACCGGGAGGCCTTTGCCGCCTGTCCCGAAGACTCCGTCGATTACGCGGTCATGGAGCAGACGGAACGGGGCGTGATGGTCCCCTTGTCCTGCGGCTGGAACGACTTGGGCTCCTGGGACGCCCTGTGGCAGGCCGGGGGCAAGGACGAGAGCGGCAACGTGACCAGGGGGGATGTGGTGCTCTGCGACGTGCACGATTCCTATCTGCACGCCGAGACGCGTCTTTTGGCCGCCGTGGGGCTTGAGAATCATATTGTGGTCGAGACCTCCGACGCGGTGCTGATCTCCCCGCGCGACCGGGTGCAGGAAGTCAAGAAGATCGTGGACAAGCTTAAGGCCGAGAACCGCATTGAGGCCGTGTCCCACAAGAAGGTCTTCCGGCCTTGGGGCCATTACGAGTCCATCGGCGACGGAGCGCGCTATCAGGTCAAACGCATCGTGGTCACGTCGGGACAGGTTTTGTCGCTGCAGAAGCATTTCCACCGCGCCGAGCACTGGGTCGTGGTCCAGGGTACTGCGGTGGTGACCAGGGATAGCGAGGAAATCCTGCTACGCGAGAATGAATCCGTGTACCTGCCGCTCGGCGCAGTGCATCGTCTGGCCAATCCGGGCAAGATTCCGCTGGAGCTTATTGAAGTGCAGGTTGGAAGCTACCTCGGAGAAGACGATATCGTCCGCTTCGAAGATCTCTACGGCCGGTAA
- a CDS encoding DUF362 domain-containing protein, which translates to MRQTPDYTHAASMIPNLLDSVLPDISGLRLLIKPNFVALRNAQLCCTHPAVIVAAARYCVEHGARVTVGDSPAFGTAQSIAQAIGLPELLRPLGVEVVTLARGVCIKSGHVRVQISAAALDADLIVNLPKFKAHSQMRFSGAVKNLFGCVTGVRKAWLHARHGDKKNRFVAMICGLMNVLPPTVSLMDGVEAMHRTGPIAGEAFALGLMGACASPVALDTAAGMVLGARPELFPIWDHCLREKLPGADATDLDFPLHKPEDFDATDFILPASLKPESFRPDILLTSLIKRMWLARFRR; encoded by the coding sequence TTGAGACAGACGCCGGACTACACCCATGCCGCAAGCATGATTCCGAATCTGCTCGACAGCGTGCTTCCGGACATTTCCGGCTTGCGTCTGCTCATCAAACCCAACTTCGTGGCTCTGCGAAACGCGCAGCTGTGCTGTACCCATCCCGCCGTCATCGTCGCGGCCGCAAGGTACTGCGTCGAACACGGAGCCCGCGTCACCGTCGGGGATTCCCCGGCCTTCGGCACGGCCCAGTCCATTGCCCAGGCCATCGGGCTGCCCGAACTGCTGCGCCCCCTTGGAGTCGAGGTCGTGACCCTGGCCCGTGGGGTCTGCATCAAAAGCGGACATGTGCGGGTCCAGATCTCTGCCGCCGCGCTGGACGCGGACCTGATCGTAAATCTCCCCAAATTCAAAGCCCACTCGCAGATGCGCTTCAGCGGCGCGGTGAAAAACCTGTTCGGATGCGTGACCGGCGTACGCAAGGCCTGGCTGCACGCCCGGCACGGTGACAAAAAAAACCGTTTCGTAGCGATGATCTGCGGACTCATGAACGTGTTGCCGCCCACGGTCAGCCTCATGGACGGGGTGGAGGCCATGCATCGCACCGGGCCCATAGCAGGCGAGGCCTTTGCGCTTGGTTTGATGGGAGCATGCGCGAGCCCCGTGGCCCTGGACACGGCGGCGGGCATGGTTTTGGGCGCGCGGCCGGAACTTTTTCCCATCTGGGACCACTGCCTACGCGAGAAACTGCCCGGAGCCGATGCGACAGACCTGGACTTTCCCCTACACAAGCCCGAGGATTTCGACGCCACGGACTTCATCCTCCCGGCGTCGCTCAAACCGGAGTCGTTCCGGCCGGACATCCTGCTGACAAGCCTCATCAAACGCATGTGGCTGGCACGATTCAGACGCTGA
- a CDS encoding FAD-binding and (Fe-S)-binding domain-containing protein has product MPQKGPHISLAPERLVKRVLGLPLEEFQTWPEYLQQLALDLAEELFIIRYNPFIPAKDVRQSVNVRLQAERAALSPEYYRELSGCLERFWQSYEADQKFKTTLISRLSSIMNKEQVVSTSNNLIECSTDATDLRMELPALVVFPENTSQIQGIIRLANEMGFPIVPRGGGSGLTGGAVPAKPRSVILSLSRFKEILDIDVQARTITVQSGVITLTAIQAAAAKGLLLTVDPASKAASSIGGNVSENAGGPFAFEYGTTLDNILSYKMVMPTGDVIQINRVNHPRHKIMPEDTAVFEVLDEFGNSRDVITLQGDEIRGTALGKDVTNKFLGGLPGVQKEGVDGIITEATFTLYPILPHSRVMCLEFYGNSMRNAMFVIKDIVALRDEIRTQGDLVKLSALEEFGIKYVQAIEYSKKSQKFDGIPISVLIVQLDSMDEEAVFDAVRRITGICERYDNVDSFVAADAQEAEVFWHDRHQLSAISKRTSGFKLNEDIVIPLEVIPDFADFLEEQNLYYLAIAYRDALHQVQLLQGIEVDDEFIRMEMDVASSIIKGKTTKEDLPEQELELQTSFFFQHLKSKYSKLHEELTKIFDTMQSTRVVIANHMHAGDGNCHVNLPVNSNDPRMLSLAEEAVEKIFHKVLKLKGQVSGEHGIGITKIGFLAEEKIAALRTYKKKVDPNNIFNPGKLTQRDLVVVPYTFSFNRLIKDINKTALPGKESLINLLLNVQTCTRCGKCKQVCPMYLPQKGLLFHPRNKNITLGALVEAIYYSQLQNGEPETRLLGELRKILEHCTACGKCYAICPVKIRTQDVTLQMRAYLEEKGAGGHPFKNRILNLLSQDPQTTLPKMAKIAGIGQEVGNHAVNLLPAKWREHLDSPLLRGKGPSTQFKNLKESLNLDKGNIITSENIGSKRAVIYFPGCGAGLFYRSIGMASVRLLLDAGVSVILPPNHLCCGYPLLASGCKDQFERIGAENQKVMEGLIRQAEAAGFVIKAVLTACGTCREGIKGYRLKSLETRQVEFQDVVQFIIQQGKGGFGQGPTQLLYHAACHHEWTGVAPLKAGEIYASELGKMVGSEVDISPFCCGESGLGALTSPKIYNRLRMRKKEQLTTDLAGYPAENPVIVGCPSCKIGISRSLLDMGVSRDVLHTLEFLARLRHGETWRKDFHKQLAKAPAQNGVQTLTRIP; this is encoded by the coding sequence ATGCCTCAAAAAGGACCACATATCTCCCTTGCTCCCGAACGTCTGGTCAAACGCGTTCTGGGACTCCCGCTTGAAGAATTCCAGACCTGGCCCGAATATCTGCAGCAACTGGCCCTGGATCTGGCGGAAGAACTGTTCATCATCCGCTACAATCCCTTCATCCCGGCCAAGGATGTACGCCAGAGCGTAAACGTCAGGCTGCAGGCCGAACGCGCGGCCCTGTCTCCAGAGTACTACCGCGAGCTGTCCGGTTGTCTGGAGCGTTTCTGGCAAAGCTACGAAGCGGACCAGAAATTCAAGACCACGCTGATCTCCCGCCTGTCCTCCATCATGAACAAGGAGCAGGTCGTCTCGACCTCGAACAACCTCATCGAGTGCTCTACCGACGCCACCGATCTGCGCATGGAATTGCCGGCCCTGGTCGTCTTTCCGGAAAACACCTCCCAGATCCAGGGCATCATCCGTCTCGCCAACGAGATGGGTTTTCCCATCGTGCCCCGCGGCGGGGGCTCCGGCCTGACCGGCGGCGCCGTGCCCGCCAAGCCGCGCAGCGTGATTTTGAGCCTGAGCCGCTTCAAGGAAATCCTCGACATCGACGTGCAGGCCCGGACCATCACGGTACAGTCCGGGGTGATCACCCTGACCGCCATCCAGGCGGCCGCGGCCAAGGGGCTGCTCCTGACCGTGGACCCGGCCTCCAAGGCGGCCTCGTCCATCGGCGGCAATGTTTCGGAAAACGCGGGCGGTCCCTTCGCCTTCGAATACGGAACCACCCTCGACAACATCCTGTCCTACAAGATGGTCATGCCCACAGGTGACGTGATCCAGATCAACCGCGTGAACCATCCCCGGCACAAGATCATGCCGGAAGACACTGCGGTGTTTGAAGTCCTGGACGAATTCGGCAACAGCCGCGATGTCATCACCCTGCAGGGCGACGAGATCCGGGGTACGGCGCTGGGCAAGGACGTGACCAACAAGTTTCTGGGCGGCCTGCCCGGCGTGCAGAAAGAGGGCGTGGACGGCATCATCACCGAGGCCACCTTCACCCTCTACCCAATCCTGCCCCACTCGCGGGTCATGTGTCTGGAATTCTACGGAAATTCCATGCGCAACGCCATGTTCGTGATCAAAGACATCGTGGCCCTGCGCGACGAGATCCGCACCCAAGGCGATCTGGTCAAGCTCTCGGCCCTGGAAGAGTTCGGGATCAAGTACGTCCAGGCCATCGAGTATTCCAAGAAATCACAAAAATTCGACGGCATCCCCATTTCGGTCCTCATCGTGCAACTCGACTCCATGGATGAAGAGGCCGTCTTCGATGCGGTGCGCCGCATCACCGGGATCTGCGAACGTTACGACAACGTGGACAGCTTTGTGGCCGCCGACGCCCAAGAGGCGGAGGTGTTCTGGCACGACCGCCATCAGCTCTCGGCCATCTCCAAGCGCACCAGCGGATTCAAGCTCAACGAAGATATCGTCATTCCCCTTGAGGTCATCCCGGATTTCGCTGATTTTCTGGAGGAACAGAACCTCTATTACCTGGCCATAGCCTACCGCGATGCCCTGCATCAGGTGCAGCTTCTGCAGGGCATAGAGGTCGATGACGAATTCATCCGCATGGAGATGGACGTGGCCTCGTCCATCATCAAGGGCAAGACCACCAAGGAGGATCTGCCCGAACAGGAACTGGAACTGCAGACCTCCTTCTTCTTTCAGCATCTGAAATCCAAATATTCCAAGCTGCATGAAGAACTGACCAAAATTTTCGACACCATGCAGAGTACCCGCGTGGTCATCGCCAACCACATGCATGCGGGTGACGGCAACTGCCACGTCAACCTGCCGGTCAACTCCAACGACCCGCGCATGCTGAGCCTGGCTGAAGAAGCGGTGGAAAAAATCTTCCACAAAGTGCTCAAGCTGAAAGGCCAGGTCTCCGGAGAGCACGGCATCGGCATCACCAAGATCGGCTTTCTGGCCGAGGAGAAGATCGCGGCCCTGCGTACCTACAAGAAAAAGGTCGACCCCAACAACATCTTCAACCCCGGCAAGCTGACCCAGCGCGACCTAGTCGTCGTACCCTACACCTTTTCCTTCAACCGGCTCATAAAAGACATCAACAAGACGGCGCTGCCCGGCAAGGAAAGCCTGATCAACCTGCTCTTAAACGTGCAGACCTGCACCCGCTGCGGCAAATGCAAACAGGTCTGCCCCATGTATCTGCCCCAGAAGGGGCTGCTCTTCCACCCGCGCAACAAGAACATCACGTTAGGCGCGCTGGTGGAGGCCATCTACTACTCGCAGTTACAGAATGGCGAACCCGAAACCCGCCTTTTAGGCGAACTGCGCAAGATCCTGGAGCACTGCACGGCTTGCGGCAAATGCTACGCCATTTGCCCGGTCAAGATCCGGACCCAGGACGTGACTCTGCAGATGCGCGCCTATCTGGAAGAAAAAGGCGCGGGCGGACACCCGTTCAAAAACCGGATCCTGAACCTTCTGAGCCAGGATCCGCAGACCACCCTGCCAAAGATGGCCAAGATCGCGGGCATCGGCCAGGAGGTGGGCAACCACGCAGTAAACCTGCTGCCCGCCAAATGGCGCGAACACCTGGACAGCCCGCTCCTGCGCGGCAAGGGGCCGAGCACGCAGTTCAAGAACCTCAAAGAAAGCCTGAACCTGGACAAAGGCAACATCATCACCAGCGAAAATATCGGCAGCAAACGCGCGGTGATCTATTTTCCGGGCTGCGGCGCGGGCCTCTTCTACCGCTCCATCGGCATGGCTTCAGTGCGACTGCTGCTGGACGCCGGGGTGAGCGTGATCCTGCCGCCGAACCATCTCTGCTGCGGCTATCCGCTCCTGGCCTCGGGCTGCAAGGACCAATTCGAGCGCATTGGCGCGGAAAACCAGAAAGTCATGGAAGGGCTGATCCGCCAGGCCGAAGCGGCGGGGTTCGTCATCAAGGCGGTACTGACCGCCTGCGGCACCTGCCGTGAAGGCATCAAGGGCTATCGCCTCAAATCTCTGGAAACGCGGCAGGTGGAATTTCAGGACGTGGTCCAATTCATCATTCAACAGGGCAAGGGCGGATTCGGACAGGGTCCGACGCAGCTGCTCTACCATGCGGCCTGTCACCACGAATGGACCGGCGTCGCGCCGCTCAAGGCCGGAGAAATCTACGCCTCGGAACTAGGCAAGATGGTCGGCTCGGAAGTGGACATCTCGCCATTCTGCTGCGGCGAGTCGGGTCTGGGCGCGCTGACTTCGCCCAAGATCTACAACCGCCTGCGCATGCGCAAAAAGGAACAGCTCACCACTGATCTCGCCGGATACCCCGCCGAAAACCCGGTGATCGTCGGTTGTCCGTCCTGCAAGATCGGCATCAGCCGCTCGCTGCTGGACATGGGCGTCAGCCGCGACGTTCTGCACACTTTGGAATTTTTGGCCAGGCTCCGCCACGGCGAGACATGGCGCAAGGACTTCCACAAACAACTGGCCAAGGCGCCCGCCCAGAACGGGGTGCAAACACTGACCCGCATTCCATGA
- the hypF gene encoding carbamoyltransferase HypF: MLMQRWKWIITGGVQGVGFRPFVYKAALHAKVTGRVLNTPEGVLIEVQGAPEQLCLFEDTFQATIPPLARIVTWDRETLDPLPAEDAFQILKSTGGHGHQVLISPDVATCDDCIADIRDPENRRYRYAFTNCTNCGPRYTITRAIPYDRACTSMSCFPLCPDCREEYENPLDRRFHAQPNACPVCGPKLWLTDKTGRTLGENDDAIRSTARLLMDGGLVAMKGLGGFHLVCNARDQEAVQQLRDRKNRQDKPLAIMVRDLDAARSLCVLSEAEGELLTSRQRPIVLAQARPDRGLAPGLSPDTAYLGVMLPYTPLHHVLFDELLHHSAGPTALVMTSGNLSSEPICLGNREALQRLGSIADNFLLHNRDILIRCDDSVLRVVDERPQFIRRARGYTPAPIDLAQDGPVVLGVGPLLKNTLCLTKGRQAFVSQHIGDLEHLEAYGFFRETRAHLQDILQVQPQAVVHDLHPNFLSTAFARESGLPCLPLQHHFAHIHAVLAENKYMGTAIGLALDGVGLGDDGTLWGGEALLVDTQKIRHQRLARFSQVMLPGGDMATREPWRLARAFLHALNIHAPADKPWPWLADFAGADKVVGKVLERRINSPLSSSCGRLFDAVSAMLGLCGRISYEGQAAIRLEAIQDKDEKGVYTCPVIEYEGIVELDTLELFAQVHAEWLGGECPAKISRRFHLGLIDGLARLCVLLAEKYSCRTVALSGGVMQNLTLAAGLPRALDAHGLTVLTHRELPPNDACISLGQAAYGQLVLQP; this comes from the coding sequence ATGCTCATGCAACGCTGGAAATGGATCATCACCGGAGGGGTACAGGGAGTAGGCTTTCGGCCCTTCGTCTACAAGGCCGCCCTGCACGCCAAGGTCACGGGACGGGTTCTGAACACCCCCGAAGGCGTGCTCATCGAAGTCCAGGGCGCGCCGGAACAGCTTTGTCTCTTCGAAGACACGTTTCAGGCCACCATTCCGCCCCTGGCCCGCATCGTGACCTGGGACCGGGAAACCCTCGACCCTCTGCCCGCCGAGGACGCCTTCCAAATCCTCAAAAGTACGGGAGGGCATGGTCACCAGGTGCTCATCAGCCCGGACGTGGCCACCTGCGACGACTGTATCGCGGACATCCGCGACCCCGAAAACCGCAGATACCGCTACGCGTTCACCAACTGCACCAATTGCGGCCCGCGATACACCATCACCCGCGCCATCCCCTACGACCGCGCCTGCACGTCCATGAGCTGTTTCCCGCTCTGCCCGGACTGCCGGGAAGAATACGAAAACCCGCTGGACCGGCGCTTCCACGCCCAGCCCAACGCCTGCCCCGTGTGCGGGCCGAAACTATGGTTGACGGACAAAACCGGCCGGACCTTGGGTGAAAACGATGACGCCATCCGCAGCACGGCCAGATTGCTTATGGATGGCGGACTGGTGGCCATGAAGGGGCTCGGAGGCTTCCATCTCGTCTGCAATGCCCGCGATCAGGAGGCGGTGCAACAACTGCGGGACCGCAAGAACAGACAGGACAAACCGCTGGCCATCATGGTCCGGGACCTGGACGCGGCCCGGAGCCTCTGCGTCCTGAGCGAGGCCGAAGGAGAGCTGCTGACAAGCAGACAGAGGCCCATCGTGCTTGCCCAGGCCCGCCCGGACAGGGGCCTCGCGCCGGGACTTTCCCCGGACACCGCCTATCTGGGCGTGATGCTGCCCTATACGCCCCTGCACCATGTGCTTTTTGATGAACTGTTACATCACAGCGCCGGGCCCACAGCCCTGGTCATGACCTCCGGCAATCTGAGCTCCGAGCCCATCTGCCTCGGCAATCGGGAGGCACTGCAACGTCTGGGAAGCATTGCCGACAATTTTCTGCTGCACAACCGCGACATTCTGATCCGCTGCGACGATTCGGTACTGCGGGTGGTGGACGAAAGGCCCCAGTTCATCCGCCGGGCGCGCGGCTATACGCCCGCCCCCATCGACCTAGCCCAGGACGGCCCCGTGGTGCTTGGCGTCGGCCCCCTGCTCAAGAATACCCTCTGCCTGACCAAGGGGCGGCAAGCCTTTGTTTCGCAACATATCGGCGACCTGGAGCACCTTGAAGCCTACGGCTTTTTCCGCGAAACCCGCGCCCATCTGCAGGACATCCTGCAAGTCCAGCCCCAGGCCGTGGTCCATGACCTGCACCCGAATTTTTTGAGCACGGCCTTCGCCCGCGAGTCCGGGCTGCCCTGTCTGCCGCTGCAGCACCATTTTGCGCACATCCACGCGGTCCTGGCCGAAAACAAATACATGGGGACGGCCATCGGACTGGCCCTGGACGGAGTGGGGCTGGGCGACGACGGCACCCTGTGGGGCGGAGAAGCCCTGCTGGTCGACACGCAAAAAATCCGGCACCAGAGGCTGGCCCGCTTTTCTCAGGTCATGTTGCCCGGCGGGGACATGGCCACGCGCGAACCCTGGCGGCTGGCGCGGGCTTTTCTGCATGCCCTGAACATCCATGCTCCAGCGGACAAGCCGTGGCCGTGGCTTGCGGACTTCGCCGGCGCCGACAAGGTGGTCGGGAAGGTGCTGGAACGCCGCATCAATTCGCCCCTCTCCTCCAGCTGCGGACGACTTTTCGATGCAGTGTCGGCCATGCTCGGCCTGTGTGGACGCATCTCCTATGAGGGTCAGGCGGCAATCCGGCTGGAAGCCATACAAGACAAGGACGAAAAAGGTGTTTATACGTGCCCTGTAATTGAATATGAGGGGATTGTGGAACTTGATACCCTGGAACTTTTTGCGCAGGTTCACGCCGAGTGGCTCGGCGGCGAATGCCCGGCAAAAATCAGCAGGCGCTTTCATCTGGGTCTCATTGACGGCCTGGCCAGACTTTGTGTCCTCCTGGCCGAAAAGTACTCCTGCCGCACGGTGGCCTTAAGCGGAGGGGTCATGCAGAATCTGACCCTGGCCGCCGGGCTGCCCCGGGCACTGGACGCGCATGGGCTGACCGTGCTGACCCACCGGGAGCTGCCGCCCAACGACGCCTGCATCTCTCTTGGCCAGGCCGCCTACGGCCAACTGGTCCTGCAACCCTAA
- the sppA gene encoding signal peptide peptidase SppA, producing the protein MEILTRIKSILSILWKVLSTTRVVVANIFFLLVVIILFGAFFTDTEESLRQNSVLVVNPAGDLVEQRSAPKPAEALLKKMGRETAKADETKTQDIIDAIRKAATDSKILAMVIDPRDLQGCDTTKLLDIGKAILDFKETGKPVLAHSMVYTQGQYLLASYADTVSVNPLGGVMITGFGMYQTYFKGLLDKTRINFHVFRVGDYKTAVEPFVRESMSEEAKEAGREWLGGLWQAYLDEASKNRGVSPSDIVSYVENIDTRLAAVGGDAARLAVTAKLVDEIKTSTQFDQLLAGKTGKKVEDLHRVDFQDYLAMSPSEQMASKEVIGIIRARGAILPGKQPENMTGSESIAELFQMARQDPTVLAVVLRLDSPGGSAAASEEIHHEIARTQEAGKPVVVSMGSVAASGAYWIAAGANRIVAAPTTLTGSIGIFAAFPTFEDTAMNLGITTDGIGTTPLADLGNPLRPLSAQSERAIGQLLRFGYDLFIERVASGRRLPAAEVENSAQGRVFLGQEAHSRKLVDQLGDLDDALKTAASLAGLTVVNSKELRRAPSSHEKLLQTFFSTAQALFTQQSPAISKMLNMVETQARIFESFADPNHIYARSLECEGSLF; encoded by the coding sequence GTGGAAATACTCACCCGCATAAAATCAATCCTGAGCATCCTGTGGAAGGTTTTGAGCACCACCAGAGTCGTCGTTGCCAACATCTTCTTCCTGCTGGTGGTCATCATACTGTTCGGGGCCTTTTTTACCGACACGGAAGAATCGCTGCGGCAGAACTCGGTGCTGGTCGTCAATCCGGCCGGTGACCTGGTCGAACAGCGCAGCGCGCCGAAACCGGCCGAGGCCCTGCTCAAAAAAATGGGCCGAGAAACGGCCAAGGCCGACGAGACCAAAACCCAGGACATCATCGACGCCATCCGCAAAGCCGCCACGGACTCCAAGATCCTGGCCATGGTCATCGACCCCCGGGACCTGCAGGGCTGCGACACGACCAAACTTCTCGACATCGGCAAGGCCATCCTGGACTTCAAGGAAACGGGCAAACCCGTGCTGGCCCACTCCATGGTCTACACCCAGGGACAATACCTGCTGGCGTCCTATGCCGACACGGTCTCGGTCAATCCGCTGGGCGGGGTGATGATCACGGGATTCGGCATGTACCAGACCTATTTCAAGGGCCTGCTGGACAAGACGCGCATCAATTTTCACGTCTTCCGCGTCGGCGACTACAAGACCGCCGTGGAACCTTTCGTGCGCGAATCCATGTCCGAAGAAGCAAAAGAGGCCGGACGGGAATGGCTGGGCGGGCTCTGGCAGGCCTATCTTGACGAGGCTTCCAAAAACCGGGGCGTCTCCCCTTCCGACATCGTGTCCTACGTGGAGAACATCGACACCAGACTTGCCGCGGTGGGCGGCGATGCCGCACGCCTGGCCGTAACCGCCAAACTGGTTGACGAAATCAAGACCTCCACCCAGTTCGACCAGCTGCTGGCCGGCAAGACCGGAAAGAAAGTCGAAGATCTGCACCGGGTCGACTTTCAGGACTATCTCGCCATGTCACCCTCCGAACAAATGGCGAGCAAGGAAGTCATCGGCATCATCAGAGCCCGGGGAGCCATCCTACCCGGCAAGCAGCCGGAAAATATGACCGGCAGCGAATCCATCGCCGAACTTTTCCAGATGGCGCGGCAGGACCCAACGGTTCTAGCCGTGGTGCTGCGCCTGGACAGCCCCGGCGGAAGCGCGGCCGCGTCCGAGGAGATTCATCACGAGATCGCCCGTACCCAGGAAGCGGGCAAGCCCGTGGTGGTCTCCATGGGCAGCGTGGCCGCCTCGGGAGCGTACTGGATCGCGGCCGGGGCCAACCGCATCGTGGCCGCGCCGACCACTCTGACCGGCTCCATCGGCATTTTCGCGGCCTTCCCCACTTTTGAAGACACGGCCATGAACCTGGGCATCACCACCGACGGTATCGGCACGACCCCGCTTGCCGATCTCGGCAACCCGCTTCGCCCCCTGTCCGCCCAAAGCGAGAGGGCCATCGGGCAATTGCTGCGCTTCGGCTACGATCTGTTCATCGAACGCGTGGCCAGCGGCCGCAGGCTGCCTGCGGCCGAAGTCGAAAACTCGGCTCAGGGCAGGGTTTTTCTGGGACAGGAGGCTCACAGCCGCAAACTGGTCGATCAGCTCGGCGACCTGGACGACGCCTTGAAGACCGCCGCCAGCCTGGCCGGATTGACCGTGGTCAACAGCAAGGAATTACGCCGCGCCCCATCGTCTCACGAAAAACTGCTGCAAACCTTTTTCTCGACGGCCCAAGCCCTCTTCACGCAACAGTCCCCGGCCATCTCCAAAATGCTGAACATGGTCGAAACCCAGGCCCGGATTTTCGAAAGTTTCGCCGATCCGAATCATATCTATGCGCGCAGCCTGGAGTGCGAAGGGTCATTGTTCTGA